A stretch of the Macaca mulatta isolate MMU2019108-1 chromosome 16, T2T-MMU8v2.0, whole genome shotgun sequence genome encodes the following:
- the LYZL6 gene encoding lysozyme-like protein 6 precursor: MTKVLFIYLVSSFLALNQASLISRCDLAQVLQLEDLDGFEGYSLSDWLCLAFVESKFNISKINENADGSFDYGLFQINGHYWCNDYRSHSENLCQVDCQDLLNPNLLAGIHCAKRIVSGARGMNNWVEWRLHCSGRPLSYWLTGCRLG; the protein is encoded by the exons ATGACAAAGGTGCTATTCATCTACTTGGTCAGCAGCTTTCTTGCCCTAAATCAGGCCAGCCTCATCAGTCGCTGTGACTTGGCCCAGGTGCTGCAGCTGGAGGACTTGGATGGGTTTGAGGGTTACTCCCTGAGTGACT GGCTGTGCCTGGCTTTTGTGGAAAGCAAATTCAACATatcaaagataaatgaaaacgcAGATGGAAGCTTTGACTATGGCCTCTTCCAGATCAACGGCCACTACTGGTGCAACGATTATAGGAGTCACTCGGAAAACCTTTGCCAGGTGGACTGTCAAG aTCTGCTCAATCCCAACCTTCTCGCAGGCATCCACTGTGCAAAAAGGATTGTGTCCGGAGCACGGGGGATGAACAACTG GGTAGAATGGAGGTTGCACTGTTCAGGCCGGCCACTCTCCTACTGGCTGACAGGATGCCGACTGGGATGA